The window TCTTTAGCTGGGATCGGGAATTTCACAATGCCCAACAGGTATGCCCTGGGGTCAAGCCCCACAAGGTATACCCTGCACAAAAATTACTCCAATAACATAGTCCATGGAATATCATCTTGTAAGTTTTTTTACAGTATGCATCGACCACTATAAGCTACTTCAATCAATCTGGAAGCCATCGCCATCTGGACTGCCATGTAGTTTAAGCAGGAGGCACAACTCCTTACAACCTCTTTTCACGCCCTTAACAACTCTTGCCCCCGTAATTATGACAGTTCAACTTGAATCTTATGAACGTTGCACACATATCCTTCATCCCCCATTATGAGGAATGCCCGTTAATGCCCGGAAGTGAGGTGGCCACGAAACAAACGCTCGCCGGAAAAAAAGAGAAAACCACAAAATCCCACTCCACCAATAACCACCATGATTTCATGCAGACTCGGGAAATAGTGTGCCATCTCCTGATAGTTTACCAGCCCCAGGCCATGATAATGCCCAACCAGCTGGCCAACGATGACCAGATCGTAACGCATGATGAAAATGCCTATCATCCCTGCCAGGGATGCTGCAAACAAAACTTTCAGGTTTTTTCCTCTTGAAATCATAATGAGCAGAAATGGGATAAGCATCCCCAGCGCAAGTTCCCCCAGCCAGAAATTAACTGCATATTCACCGGCGAGAAGACTTTCCATTGCCGCAAATTTTCCAGGAGGATGTCCAGTGATACCAGAAATCATTTTCCAACAGGTAAAAAAGATAATAACAGCCATCATCAGTGCGCCAAACTTAGCGACATTTTCCATGGATCTCTTCAGTTCGTCGCTCATCTTCCAGCCATTTACCCAATATGCAAGAATGGTAAAAAAGATAATGGCCACAGCACCGGACATGGCTGCAGAAATTATGAAATATATCGGCATATATGGACCATGCCAGAATTCACGGCCATTCAAGAGTCCAAACACAGCACCAAGATTCGAGTGCGCCACTATTCCCGTGATCAGTCCCGCCAGGCCGAACGACATGGCTGCTTTGTGGTTCTCACGTTGCAGCATCACAAATTCCACCACCATAAAGAACAGATAGGCACCATAGAGTGTCCCCATCCACCAGATATTCGAGGTGAAATTGGCACCGATAATATTGCCCACAGGCATTCGCCAACTGTTTTCTATTTCAAAGGCAATAACCATAAATCCGGCAACAATAGTGGCAATCGACAGAAACACAGCACGCTTGGCGATGGGATTGAAATTCTTAAAACCAAAGACGTGGCCAATGGATGAAACAATACATAAACCTGTTGAAGTAACTACAAAGAAAACATAGGCTGCAATCAACAGCCCCCAGGGGACTTCCCTTGAGACACCAAAAGTGTGCTCATGCCCCACATAGAGCGAGTGAACACCGGCCGCCACTCCGGTAAGGCTCAGTAATGCCATAAAAGCAATTATGACATTTAAACGACTTACTTGATGAACTTCCAGCCCTCCCTCCTGAGGCAGTACCCCAGCAAATGTCTTAATCATATCCACCATCCTCTCTATTTGTTCATAGTTACGCTGTGATCTTTACTTTTTATCTTCCCATTCAGTAAAAGTGAATTATCTCTGTCTCTTATCTTTCACGCGAAGATTGCGGATGAGCGGCAGTGCTTTCATCCCGGAAGATCTCCGTGCACTGAGATGCAGCTCAAGTACAGTGTGAATAGTTGCGCCTCCCATCCAGAACAATAAAAACAGTATTGCTTCCATATTTTCCTCCATATCATAGCCACTTCACATCGTCAGGAACCAACTGCTACAACACGACCATTCCTGTTAGGAATTATGCTATACTTAACAATGATGATTGTCAAATAAATAGAACATAATCATTTACGCTAAACTTCTGTCCACCTTGACTCTAGGTTCTCAACAACCTGTTTTCACATTTATTTAGTTAAATTAATCAACATTCTCACAAGACGCATTTTTCCGATCTTTCTGCTTAGCTCTATTCAACCCCATGGAATATGGAAGCATTATGCGCCCATATGAATCGATATTTCCACCCTGGTTTAAGAGAGGTCTTTCCGGCTACTCTTTCTCACCTCAAGATATCGCTCCAACCTTTATTTGCTGATACCACCCATTGCCGCATTCATAAAACTAAAAAGGGAAGTTCCGTTCGCAACGGAACTTCCCCGGCCTGTCATGAAACAGATTTGGGTTCTTTAGGTTTTAAGTTGTAGGACTGGTGAGGTGAGATTTTACAAATGTGAAGCCAGTTCGCCCCCCAAGCGATCATTCCCCACACACAAGTAAGTACTGAAAGGAATTCAAATGGTTACGCGAAGCTGTATTGGAATGGAAGGTATAAGAACAACGAAGCCGGGCTCGCATTGATCGTACTATTGCGAGCCCGGTTAGTATACTTCTGAACTTCACCTGAAACATTGCAGAACCAAATGGTTACAGGTATGAATCAGATAACCGGGTATTACCTGATTTATAACAGAATGAGAGATCTCTATCTCACTGCACAACTTTCCTGTCATACCCCGCTTTCTTTTCGGCTACAACATCCTCCTGGCCCAGGTCTGTCCTGATTCTGGTTATCTTCTTGGGCACCAGACTGTTTGAGAAAAACGCCGAACATCGCTGCCTTTTGTCAAAAGGACAATCGATAATATTCCAACATGGTGTGTACTTGAGTAACTTTTTCACTGCATTTATACTCAAACCATGAGTGTGAATCATCTCGCGCAAACACTCGATCCACTGCACATCACGCATTGTGTAGTACCGCCACGCCCCTTTTCGGATCGGTGACACCAAACCTTTTCCCTCATAACTCCTGATGGTTCTCGGATGCACATGCAGCATCTCCGCCACCATGCCTATAGTAAAAACGGCTTTGTCATCCGGTAACATGGCTACCACCTCTTAGTCATGGTCAGCTTGAAATTTCGAACCGAAAAACTTTTCCCCAAGTAAAAATCCCACACCAATTACGCCTATTCCTCCAATCACCAGCAGGTATTCGGATACCGTTGGTGCGTAGCTCTGATATTGCGGCAAATCACTGTACCCCGCATAGAGCGGTACGATTACTCCTGCCACCACCAGGTTGTAGCGGGAGAAGAACTGTCCCACCAGTACCATGAGTGATGCGAGCACCATCGCCTGAAGTGATTTCATTTTGGACACCGCAAGCAGAATAAACGGAAGCAGCAGACCGATTGCCACCTCAAACAACCAGAAAGTCGTTGCCAGCGGCCCTGTCACGAGGGCATCTGCAGACACCCGCAATTCTTCAGTGCCACAGTAGGCATTGGCAAACTTCCAGGCTGTAGCAAGAGATATCATAAAGAGCATCACCATCATGATTTTGCCAGCAACCTGCAAGCCATGAAAGGTATCGGCTGATACGGCTTTTCTCCCCAGAACATGGGCAAAATGGGTAAAGAGTATCACTGCCGCAGCACCGGAAAGTAGCGCGCTGGCCAGGAAAAATATCGGAAGCTGTGATCCGTACCAGAATGGTCTGGCGGCAAGAGAAGCAAAAACTGACCCCAGGTTGCTGTTTGCGAGCATTTCTGCCACGGCACCAATCAATCCCAGAATAACCGCCAGCTTCAATCTGCCGGTTACGATAAGATAAAATTCAACGATCAAAAAACAGACCGCCAGGCCATAAAGGGTACCCATCCACCAGATGTTTGATGTGATGTTTGGATGTAACACCATATTAAGCGGCATTCTCCATGGATTTTCAATCTCAAGGCCGATCACTGTAAAAGCCCCGAGCAAAACTACTATTGAAAGCCACACCATTCTGTTGGCAAGAGGCAAAAGTCTCTGCACATGAAAAACATGGCTAATCGCTGCCATCAGGCATAACCCCGTCGAGATAATAGCAAAATATGCATATACTCCGATCAGCATGCCCCATGGCATTCCACGGGTATTGGCAAACGCGTGATGATGACCGATCAACTGCGCGTAAATCCCTCCGGCGATACCGGCTATTATTAAAAATAGAAACAATAAGAGCCACCCATTTATCCGAGGTCCCGCAAATTCAATCGTTTGCACTTCAGATATTGTTCCATTTCCACCCATCGTGTCTGCCTCCAAAAAATTCCTCTAAAATAGAAATACACTTCCCATCTCTTCTTTCGTGCCAGAACAATGACCTCACTTTTCAGGTTCCTTGTAATTCCGGCTCCTTGGTACCGCGCTCCTCACCCCGCAGACTGAACACAGCAATAAGAGCCACCGGTGCTGAAAATGGTCCAAGTATCATAAAGAGCATGAGGCATATCACTCCCCAAAACAGTTCCGAAAGCAGAGGAAGGATTCTGTATACCTTCTGTATAAAACGCTCTCTCTGCGGAACCAGTAACTCTCTACTCTCAATAGCCAGTGCCATAGCTAACCTCCTCGGCTGACCTCTTTGGTCCTGCTGGGAATGGCACCGGTGCCGAAGCACCGGTCCATCCTCTCTACTGCACGTTTACTGCATTGGTGATGCTGGTGTAGTGGTGGCTACACTGATGATTGTCATAATGAAGGTAGCAATGGGCATGCCAACTACGAATAACCATGGGTAAATAATGACGACCAAACTCAAATACCCTGAAAATATTGGGTTTTCGACCAGATAAACAACAGGGGACGAAGTGATATCAACACGAATGCCCTCCCCTTTGGCAGCATTATGCGCCCATATTATATTTGGAACCGGACGCATTTTGCGTTTTTAAGAGAAGAGAACAACTTACTGTTTTACCTATGAAAACATCACAAAGTATCCTGACCGCACTGTAATCAGGGAAATTTGATCTATGATAGAGGGAGATGAAATACTGAAACTGCAAACTGATTCAGTATTAACGTACACTTGAAGTGGCCCCTTGAGGAGTGGGCGTAAAATGCGTCTTTATGGGGAGAAAATACTTCTAAAAATGTGCGATAGGTCGTGCGGATAGTACAAAATGCAAACGGCCCGCCCCTTTTGGGGAGCGAGCCGTTTAAAAACTGCGGGGTGTTGAAACTGATCAGTGATTCGCTTTTGCCTGCCCTGAATCACCACCAACAACTCTTGCCTGCCCACGAACACCTATGTGGCAGGTGGTACAACGCGTGTTTGAGGCAAATGCAGTACTGCCGTCATGACATGCACCGCAGTAACTCCCCTCTTCGAGGGAAGCCATGGAGAAGTCTTCAGCCTCCTGGGCTGCCCCGGCCTCCATCTCAAACAGATCGTCATGGCAAGAATCACAATCCAGCCCGCCTTCCATGGTGTGAACTTTGTGATCGAAAGATACACCCTTTACTGGCTTTTCCCAGATAATGTGCTCATATGGGCCGTACTCATCCTCATCGTAATCCTCAAGAGCGATCCCGGCTCCGGCAGGCTGCTGGACATCCGTGGCATTTAACAGTGCACCGGTCAGCAGGAACCCGCCCAGGACAATAAAAAGCAGAATATGTTTCATATCGTTCTCCTAAAAAAACTCGTGTTTACTTCCCATGTTGAGATACTCATCATGGGCAATGTCCTTTTCAGGCGTTGGTGTAATATACGTTTGGAAGGGCGCCTGTCTCAGGTCGCAGTACCCAAACCATGGTCTCCGGCTTATGCACCAGCTGATATACTCTGCTTTCCTGATCTGCCAGATTACCGAATACCCGGACATCTGCCGGACAAGCTTCAACACAGGCTGTATCCTTCATTCCTTTCGACAGTCTGGTGTCAAAACAGAAATTACACTTATCTACCGACCGAGTCTCTTCCTTGAAATAGCGTGCATTGTATGGGCAAGCGGTCATACAGGTTTTACATCCGATGCAACGAGCAGGATTCATAACAACAATTCCCGTTTTTTCGTCCTTCCAGGTCGCTGTGGTCGGGCAGACCCGCACACAAGGCGGACGGTTGCAGTGATTACACAGTACCGGCATAAACGTGGTCTCGTAGTCCCCATCAGTCAGATTACGTCTGCGCTCAAGGATATTTGTGCGATATCCGTATGCAGGTACGTCGTTGGTCTCCTGACATGCTTGTTTGCACTGCTCACAATCGATACAAAACCTTTCCCGAATCACCATGGAATAGTGCGGGTTATAAGGATATTCTCCCGGCTCGGCAACGACACTGGAATCCGCCCTGGCACTTGTTGCCGAAGTAAGCGACAATACAGTCCCGCCCAGATATACACCTGTAATTGTAAGCCCCAGCCTTAAAAACTTACGCCGTTCCTGAGAGGTTATGGTAGATAAGTCCTCGCTCTCGAGTTTTTCCAATTCGTCAATTTTCATTCCCATGCTCCGTTATATGCAATCAGCACCAGCTTAAGCTGATAATCCCATTAGAAGCCGGCCACTCTTATACAATGGAAATCCGGCTACTCATTCCTTTTATGCAGTAGTTCAGTGACTTCCTTCAGAGAGATGTCCCCTGAACATTTTTTCGCCGATGAGAAAAAGCAGCCCGCAGAAGCCTATACCGCCAAGTACCACCAGATTCTCATGCAGGCTTGGAGCATAGGTTGCCAGCTCCGGATAGTCGACAAGGCCCATGCCGTGAAAATGATTCACAACCTGACCGACTATAACCAGGTCATAGCGCATGAAGAAGATGCCGATCATGCCGGCAAGAGAGGCGACAAACAGGGCATTCATATTTTTGCCTTTTACCGCCATGATAATGCAGAACGGGATGATCATACCAAGCGCCACTTCACCAATCCAGAAGTTGAGGGCAAAATCACCACTGATGAGAGCTTCCATTGCCGCAAATTTTCCAGGAGGATGGCCTGTAATTCCGGCTATCAGCTTCCAGCTGGTAAAAAAGACGATTATCGACATCATCAGAGCACCGAGTTTAGCTACACTCTCCATTGATTTCTTGAGAGATTCGCTCATTTCCCAGCCATTGAAACGGTACGCGAGGTAGGTAAAGAAAATAATCGCAACACAGCCAGACATCGCTGCACTGGTGATAAAGTAAATCGGCATGTATGGTCCATGCCAGAATTCGCGTCCATTGAGCAGTCCGAATACCGCACCCAGATTCGAGTGGGCGACAACACCTGTAAGCAGGCCGGCCAAACCGAATGCTGTGGCAACCTTATGATTGTTCTTCTGCAACATGACAAACTCAATTATCATAAAGAACAGATAGGCACCATAGAGGG of the Desulfosediminicola ganghwensis genome contains:
- the nrfD gene encoding NrfD/PsrC family molybdoenzyme membrane anchor subunit encodes the protein MIKTFAGVLPQEGGLEVHQVSRLNVIIAFMALLSLTGVAAGVHSLYVGHEHTFGVSREVPWGLLIAAYVFFVVTSTGLCIVSSIGHVFGFKNFNPIAKRAVFLSIATIVAGFMVIAFEIENSWRMPVGNIIGANFTSNIWWMGTLYGAYLFFMVVEFVMLQRENHKAAMSFGLAGLITGIVAHSNLGAVFGLLNGREFWHGPYMPIYFIISAAMSGAVAIIFFTILAYWVNGWKMSDELKRSMENVAKFGALMMAVIIFFTCWKMISGITGHPPGKFAAMESLLAGEYAVNFWLGELALGMLIPFLLIMISRGKNLKVLFAASLAGMIGIFIMRYDLVIVGQLVGHYHGLGLVNYQEMAHYFPSLHEIMVVIGGVGFCGFLFFSGERLFRGHLTSGH
- a CDS encoding MerR family transcriptional regulator, which encodes MLPDDKAVFTIGMVAEMLHVHPRTIRSYEGKGLVSPIRKGAWRYYTMRDVQWIECLREMIHTHGLSINAVKKLLKYTPCWNIIDCPFDKRQRCSAFFSNSLVPKKITRIRTDLGQEDVVAEKKAGYDRKVVQ
- a CDS encoding 4Fe-4S dicluster domain-containing protein, coding for MKIDELEKLESEDLSTITSQERRKFLRLGLTITGVYLGGTVLSLTSATSARADSSVVAEPGEYPYNPHYSMVIRERFCIDCEQCKQACQETNDVPAYGYRTNILERRRNLTDGDYETTFMPVLCNHCNRPPCVRVCPTTATWKDEKTGIVVMNPARCIGCKTCMTACPYNARYFKEETRSVDKCNFCFDTRLSKGMKDTACVEACPADVRVFGNLADQESRVYQLVHKPETMVWVLRPETGALPNVYYTNA
- the nrfD gene encoding NrfD/PsrC family molybdoenzyme membrane anchor subunit gives rise to the protein MNNLLAGVLPQEGGLQVPVSGKFNLALGLMGVLTLVGVAAGVHSIWVGHEHTFGVSREVPWGILIAAYVFFVVTSTGLCIVSSVGHVFGFENFNPIAKRAVFMSIATIVAGFLVIAFEIENSWRMPVGNVIGANLTSNIWWMGTLYGAYLFFMIIEFVMLQKNNHKVATAFGLAGLLTGVVAHSNLGAVFGLLNGREFWHGPYMPIYFITSAAMSGCVAIIFFTYLAYRFNGWEMSESLKKSMESVAKLGALMMSIIVFFTSWKLIAGITGHPPGKFAAMEALISGDFALNFWIGEVALGMIIPFCIIMAVKGKNMNALFVASLAGMIGIFFMRYDLVIVGQVVNHFHGMGLVDYPELATYAPSLHENLVVLGGIGFCGLLFLIGEKMFRGHLSEGSH
- a CDS encoding cytochrome c3 family protein; translated protein: MKHILLFIVLGGFLLTGALLNATDVQQPAGAGIALEDYDEDEYGPYEHIIWEKPVKGVSFDHKVHTMEGGLDCDSCHDDLFEMEAGAAQEAEDFSMASLEEGSYCGACHDGSTAFASNTRCTTCHIGVRGQARVVGGDSGQAKANH
- the nrfD gene encoding NrfD/PsrC family molybdoenzyme membrane anchor subunit; this encodes MFLFLIIAGIAGGIYAQLIGHHHAFANTRGMPWGMLIGVYAYFAIISTGLCLMAAISHVFHVQRLLPLANRMVWLSIVVLLGAFTVIGLEIENPWRMPLNMVLHPNITSNIWWMGTLYGLAVCFLIVEFYLIVTGRLKLAVILGLIGAVAEMLANSNLGSVFASLAARPFWYGSQLPIFFLASALLSGAAAVILFTHFAHVLGRKAVSADTFHGLQVAGKIMMVMLFMISLATAWKFANAYCGTEELRVSADALVTGPLATTFWLFEVAIGLLLPFILLAVSKMKSLQAMVLASLMVLVGQFFSRYNLVVAGVIVPLYAGYSDLPQYQSYAPTVSEYLLVIGGIGVIGVGFLLGEKFFGSKFQADHD